One genomic region from Chrysemys picta bellii isolate R12L10 chromosome 16, ASM1138683v2, whole genome shotgun sequence encodes:
- the KCNJ1 gene encoding ATP-sensitive inward rectifier potassium channel 1 isoform X2, which produces MFKYFRKRFASHLTERSRRRARLVSKDGRCNIEFGNVEEQSRFVFLIDIWTTILDLRWRYKMTIFISAFLGSWFLFGLLWYVVAYIHKDLPEFSPSINHTPCVENINGLTSAFLFSLETQVTIGYGFRCVTEQCATAIFLLIFQSILGVIINSFMCGAILAKISRSKKRAKTITFSKNAVISKRGGKLCLLIRVANLRKSLLIGSHIYGKLLKTTITPEGETIILDQVNIEFVVDAGNENLFFISPLTIYHVIDRTSPFFRMSVETILQQDFELVVFLDGTVEATSATCQVRTSYIPEEVLWGYRFAPIVSKTKEGKYRVDFHNFSKTVEVETPHCAFCLYNEKDAKAKAKRGYDNPGFILSEVNETSDTKM; this is translated from the coding sequence ATGTTCAAATACTTCCGGAAGCGCTTTGCCAGCCATCTGACGGAACGCAGTCGCCGAAGAGCAAGGCTGGTATCTAAAGATGGAAGGTGTAACATAGAGTTTGGGAACGTGGAAGAACAGTCACGGTTTGTCTTCTTGATTGATATATGGACCACCATCCTGGACCTAAGATGGAGATACAAGATGACCATCTTCATCTCAGCATTCTTAGGCAGTTGGTTCCTATTTGGTCTCCTTTGGTACGTTGTGGCATATATACATAAAGATCTTCCTGAATTCAGTCCTTCGATAAACCATACCCCATGTGTGGAGAACATAAACGGCTTGACCTCTGCTTTCCTGTTCTCCCTGGAAACCCAGGTTACCATTGGCTATGGCTTCCGGTGTGTCACAGAGCAGTGTGCCACTGCCATTTTTCTGCTGATCTTCCAGTCTATTCTTGGGGTCATCATCAACTCTTTCATGTGCGGTGCTATCTTGGCCAAGATTTCGAGGTCCAAGAAACGGGCCAAGACCATCACCTTCAGCAAGAATGCTGTCATTAGCAAACGAGGCGGCAAGCTGTGCCTCCTTATCCGGGTGGCCAACCTTAGGAAGAGTCTACTGATTGGGAGCCACATCTATGGGAAGCTTCTGAAGACGACCATCACTCCAGAAGGGGAGACTATCATCTTGGACCAGGTCAACATAGAATTTGTGGTGGATGCTGGCAATGAGAACCTCTTCTTCATCTCCCCCTTAACTATTTACCACGTCATTGATAGGACAAGCCCGTTCTTCCGCATGTCAGTGGAAACCATCCTCCAGCAGGATTTTGAGCTAGTGGTATTTTTAGATGGCACAGTGGAAGCCACTAGTGCTACCTGTCAGGTCAGGACATCCTATATCCCAGAGGAGGTACTCTGGGGCTACCGCTTTGCTCCCATCGTGTCCAAGACCAAGGAAGGGAAGTATAGAGTAGACTTCCACAACTTCAGCAAGACTGTGGAAGTAGAGACTCCTCACTGTGCCTTTTGCCTCTACAATGAGAAGGATGCTAAAGCCAAGGCAAAGAGAGGTTACGACAACCCTGGCTTCATCCTATCAGAAGTCAATGAAACCAGCGACACAAAAATGTAG